GTACCACCTCCTGGTCGCCTCTGTGGCCCCGGGAGTGGGAGCGAGCCGTGGCAGCAACTCCTGCTTCGGCTGATTCCTGACATACATCGCCTGTGCACCCCATTCCctgaagtacatttttaaaatagagtggcttttgttttcttgactGGATCCTGATACGCACCctcttccacccccaccctcccttccccaagcAAGGTGACCTAATAGGATCCATCTTCTCAGCCCGTGTGCAGTGAGCTGCAGATGAATGGAAGAATGATATCATGGCGTCCCGATCCCTCAGAGAAGCAATTATGGAAACCCCATGGCTGGCTGCCTGACTGAGCTCTCCCTTGGAAGGCCCCTGTCTCTGCTTTATTGTGAGgattccccaccccctaccccctgcCTCTGCATCTTTCAAGGCAAGCGAGGCAGATGTCTCAGCTGGGGCTCCTTCCAGCAGTTAGAATGCTTGGCTCAGAGCCTGGGCGTCATGATGGTTTTGTTCGGTACCTGCTCTGTGTAATTTCTGTGTTCGGTAACACAGAGGGTCAGAGAAAtaacagaggaggaaagaaagcccCCTTCAGAACTCCAGACCCCACGGGTCTTTTCCTCCTTCCAGGACTGTGATTTGATCTTTATTCAAACCTGCCCTTTCTCAGACTCCTTCCTGGTTCCCAAAGGTCTGGCACCGGGCACGGTGGCAAGATGGAGGCGACGTGCCCCtggaaagaagaggcagagaataGCAGGAGCCCGGGGAAAGCTAGCATCATCGGACGAGTGCACATTTTTGCGGAGCAAAGCCCATGGCAAACGGCACTTAAAAGCCTTTTCGGCTCACGtgcttaaagaagaaaataattaaactcTTCTGCCGGGGATCACCTGGCTTCCCACATCCCTTCACTTAGGATGTTTTGTTCCCACTGGAGCGTGTGATTGGGAAACAAAGGTAAATGAGAGCAATTTATTCCCggatcattttttcccccagcaggATTAAAGCTGCTTCAGCCATAAAGAGTTTACaaactctaaagaaaaataataacttccCTTCTCGCGGCCCGGTCATGGGGAGGTAATGCATGTTTCCAATCAGCTGAGAATGTAACTCAAATGGTAGGTTTTAGTTCACTTTAATCCGCCTCTGAGTTCATGTTCAAGGTAAAAGGGATCACAGCCCTGCAATGTGAATAGAGTTCATTAACTTGGCATCTCCTCTTAGACGCAGAGGAGCTGGGTCTGTTTGCAGCTCTGCCGAAGCCTCGCACGGGCCCGGGCCTCGTGTGCTGGCCAGCGACCGAAGCGCGGCATGTGGGCAGGGCTGGCACAGCGACAGAAAGCTGGAGGGTCCAGCTTGGGGACCAGCCGACCCGACGGCAACATCAGCACCACGAGCTGTCAGGGGCTGGAGGTTGGGGGGAAGAACCGAGCTCAACAGTAGACACAGTGGGAGGAAGGTCTCCCCTGCACAGCCcagcgtgggggtggggagaggtccCGGAGGTGGCGACGAACGGCCACACTGCGTGGGGCTTACTTGCTTCTGTCCATGTCTTTGCTGACAGCAGCCTGGCCGCTCAGTGGGCTGTTAGGGAGAGAATCCGTTCTTCACTGTACAATCCTGTCTCAGCTCTAGTCACAGGCGGACCTTGAACCAGCCCCTTGACTACGTCTTGCTTTATACTTTGATGAAGTGACTGTCCATTTGAGGGGAAAGGTTAGTGTTTCCTTTATTGGCCTCCTGTGAAACCTTTAATGCCACTCTTTCTACAACGAAACCCACTCCTTCCGAGTAGATATCACCCTCTCCAGTCCTTTCTTTGAAAATGCAGATGCTTCTGGCAGGGTGACATCTTAGCTCCCTGTACCAGAGGGGCTCTCTTTATGGGACAGCTCTGGTCTGCACAGGTGGGGCATTGGTTTAGGGAGGCAGTGTGTTCCTAGCGTGTGTTTGGGGGAGGAGGATCTATGGAGGGTGGCGTGGCGAGCCTTGAGGGCCCCGACTCAATCCTGCCAGCCCAGCTCGTGACTGCTAGGGCTTGGAGCCCCTCCCAGGGTCTCCTGGGGGGCGTCTCTGTACCTCTGCTTAGGGCAGGAAGTGCTGCCTGAGAGCTATCCTCAGCGACTTGGGGACCTGTCAGACAGGTCAACCTTCCATAGCAGTTGTTGCACAGAATTCCAAAAACCCAGATTTCTGGTTGGTTTGCGCTGCAGAGGCCCAAGCACCAGGGAGAAGCACGAGCCACGTCTGCCCCAGCTAGAGGATGTGGGCTCTCCCACCGGGGCCTAGAGCAGGCAGAGACTGCCTTGCTGCCCCAGCCGGCCAGCCTGTCTCTTATCCCATCACTACAAGCCTCGGCCATGCCCTCGCCTGCCTGGCTCATGCCTTCGCACAGCCACAGTGACTGCTTCCTtgcccatctgtctgtccatccgtTCTCTGTCCAGATCCCTGATGGCCACCAGGAACACAACAGCAGACAACCCGTGGTCCTTAGCTCTGTGGATCCTGAAGTGTCATAGGGTGACAGGAATGGTGGCTACAGCATTCTGATGTCCCACATGGGACTGCGGGTGCCCAGCTGCAGCCTTCCTTGCTCTAGGCCACAGCCAGGACAGTGCTGTCTGATGTGTCTGCCGTCACATCCTCACAGTGCTTGCTTGTGCCTCAGGGCCCTGCGTATTTACGGTGCCTTTTCGGCTCTCCCTCGAAATGGGGCTCAAGGGGACGCAGTGTCTCACAGACAGGTTGGGAAGACTGCCATGTTCGGAAAAGCAGAGGACCGGGAGGGTTAAAATGCCTTAAAGGGCACTGGGGATGATTTCTAGACTTCCAGACGTGGTCTCAGAGAATTGTAGTGCTCTAGGGGATGCCGGAGTGTAAGTGATGTGGCTCTTTGTAGCggacgcgcgtgtgtgtgtgtaagctgAGACTGTGCGTCTGCCTGCGTTCAATTCACCCCTTGAACTGCACGACGAAAGCTAACTGCATTGAGTGCCTACTACGTGCCACGCGCTGCCCTAGGTGTTTCATCCACGGTGCTTCCTTTTACCACCACGGCCAGCCGTGACCTTTCCCGGTTTCCAGAAGAAACCAAGGAACAGGGAAATTCAGTCACTCGTCCAAGATCACAGAACTAGGACACGACAGAGCAGGAATTCCAATCCAGGCAGCGCGCTGCTTGCAGAGCCCTGGCCGGGGACCACCCCAGCGGGCACGGATGGCTCGTGTCGGTGCCGGCGTGCGCACGCACCCCCTCACCCGCATGCCCTGCCCTCCATGTGGGAGCGAGAGGATGCTGAGGGTGCTGTTGGTAGGTCTCTCCGACCCGCTCAAGCGGTCTCTGCAGGCCAAGGAAAGGGGTATCAGGTGTGAAAATAGGAGTGGGTGCAGGGACCTGGTGATTTAAGTGGTTCTCTACTCAAGAAAAATGGAATCTAGCCTGGAGCAGAGCTTTGCTGCTGGCGCAAGGCAAGCAGGGAGTTTTGCAAGGGGAGTTTGTGAATCAACAGAGTCTGAACCAAGCTGGACGTGCGTTGGCTCCCTCCCGTCCTGTCTCTGGCGTGTGTCCTTCCGCCTGCCCTGTGCTTCATCCTGTGCTCCCGGAGGGGCTCCCTGACACTGGACTCTGAATCTTAGACTCCTCATCGGGAGGCAGCTTGTTTCCTCTCAGAGACCCCCAGCTGGGAGGGTTGGCTGCTTCCTGGAGGGGAGAGGACCCCTCTCGGTGGCTGAGGTTCCCTGATGGAGCAGGGGAGCTTCCCCTGGGACTCTGGGCTGCATGGCCCCAACCAGCGTCCTCTTTTTTGCCTCAGGTGCAGTGTCCAGGCTGTGGGCTCCCAGTTCTGTAGGTGCACTGCTGCTCCCTAGCATAAGCTTGGGGAACATTTTGGTCTCCGGAGAGATCATCGCTGCATTTAGAATCTGTGTGTAAAATATAAAGGCGATTCCAAAACACTGGGCTTCTGCTTGCCAGCACTCACAGGGTGTCTCCCATCCTACAAACTCTGAATACTGTGCCTTCTGGCGCAAGCAACAGGTTAAGGCCCCCTCCTGACTGTCCACCGGGTCTCTGGCAAAGACCAAAACCTTTGTCAGGTGATCACAGGGTGCAGAGGAGCTCTTGGGCTCTTCAGCCCGTCTGCCAGGCTTCCAAGCTTCGCTAGCTCCATGTATGCATCCCAGGTGAGCCCTTGGGTATGGGCCtattgtgttccttctctcaggTCTCACCATAGTAGGTGCCTACTGTGTGACAAATGCTTCCCTACGAGCTTTACACATGCCCGCTGCTAAGACCATCATAACATCACTGGTGGATGGGTACTATTATCTTACCCACTTtccagagggagaagtggagacAAGAGAAGgctaagtcacttgcccaagatcacacagctagcgaGTGGCATGATGTTGGGCAAGAAACCCTTTCTAAGTCTCGATTTCCTCATCGATACGATATGTTAATACCATGATCTGTCCGGGTGTTTGGGGGTTCAGTTGAGCAAGGCACATGGCACCTGGCAGAGCACTGAGCACATGGTAAAGCACTCATCAGACACGGCCCCTTAATGGTACAGCGAATGCGAACCCCAGCTTGACGGCCCCTTAATGGTACAGCGAATGCGAACCCCAGCTTGACGACAGAGACAGCACAACTTCCCAGTAACAGTGGCAAATAATGAAGGGATTAGCTCCTCCGCAGGTGTCTTTCGTGAGGGCACATAAGCTCTCTGAGAGCAGGAGCTTTGCCTGCCTGCTTCACTTTGGATTACTGGGGGCTTTGCAGAGCATCTGCTgaaagtttgttgaatgactgagtgaAGGACTGCTGGGGGGCCCCAAGGGGCCATTCACGGTATTGGACAGCCTCCTCTCCTTGCAGCCCTTGCTCTCCTGTGTCTTGTGACTATAATCTCGGTGTCCTTGCCTTATTCCCTATTAGAAGGGAAGCTTCCCCGGCCAGGACAGGCCTGGGTCCTGCCCACTCCTGTCTGCCCCAGGGAAACGATGTTCAGGGAGGAACTGGCAGTGCAGCTGAATCTCCTTGTAGCCTGCCTTGGGTACAAAAGGGTTTTTCTTCTCGGGTGGGAAGCAGACAGTGCTTAAAGCTTTGTTGGAGGTGGTTAGAGGCCTGAGCATGCGAGCCAGCCGGCAGGCAGCACCATGGCCTCAGAGTCTCAGATATCCTAGAGCAGGGTCTAGGATGATGATGACCCCCTGAGCTTGCAGGTCCTTCCCTTCTTTACCCAGGTGAATGCTGTTTCTGAATGACACTTCCAACCCACCACTGCCACTAGGATGACATGGAGCGTGGGTGCTGTGCTCACCTCCCCTGTTCACTGGGAAAGTTGTCCCACCCTTGGCCCACCTGGCTCACTACTTGTCCCTTGTTTTTGAAAGGCTACCCCACCTCCATTGGTATACAACCCACTTTGAGTAAAATAACGGCTGAGCTGAATTCTACCACAACCTCCCCCCTACCCTCTCACAGAATTCGTCCTGAAAGAGCCCATTGCTCTGGGAATCTACCTTTCCCGGAAGACCTTGCCCCTCTGATCAGCCGAGGCCTTGATCCAGAAATGACAGCGTGAGGGAGCATGAGGATGACCAGGACAACAGATTTCCAGGCAGGCCCagtccccatctccccacccccaggaaacccTGAGCTCTGCCCGCATCCTTTCCAGAAATGTGAGCCCCCACCTTTCCAATTTCCTCTTACACCTCTTCTCTGTTTCCCGCCCCCGCCTCTGCGTGACAACGTGGCGTGCATGCAGCCCATCTGGGGGTCGGGGAATCCTACTGGGTATGCCAGCTTAATGAAATACTTGCAGTTTATTAAACACAGGCTTCCCTAAGCCCTGAGTGCCTGTGGGTATTTGAAAGCCCAAGGTAACCCGGAGCTACCACAAACGTAATTGTTACATGTGTCCCTGCATTCCTGATGCAACCTCAAACTCCGGCTCTTAAGAGCTATGTGAAATTAACAACATAAAGTAACTCCTAGGCAGACGAGAGGAGGGAAACGTGGGGAAAGGCTTGAGAGAGGCTCTCAGAACCCCTCAGGGCCTCTAAAAGTATATGAAGTTCCCATTACCTTGCATAGCTGTAACAGTGGAGGgcgctcccccaccccaggctgttCGTGTTTGCAGAATCCGTGCATTATTACCAGGCAGCTCTTGCTTGTCAACCTCGCGTGGTGTCGCTCCAAGAGTTCAAGTCCTATTACGGCCAAGGTTTGCTCTGGGCAGCCAGTGGGGCTAGCACGGCACAGTGTCTCAGGGTTCCTTCTAGAACTgtggttctcctcctcctccagggcttGGCAGGGAAGGGCCATGGAGAAGGCCTCGGGGACCCGGAGCCCACTGCCCTGAACTTGGGGGAGGCTGCCCGTGGGAGGTGCTTTCCCATTCATCAGTCTCCTCAGCCTGGGGCCTGTGAATCAGGGGCGAGGGGCTGAGATGGAAGCAGCAGACAAAGGCCTCCAGGGAGGTGCCTCCCTCTATGCGGACCACCATCTGGATGCCGGAGAAGGCGACCCTGTTGACCATGCTCAGGGGAACCTGCTCCAGGAACCTCAGAGTCAGCCCGTTGACCCACACACAGCCCTTGCGGCTCAGGGCCTTCAGGCAGAAGGTCAGCAGAGTGCTGCCCTTCTCCCGGTACGGCTCCAGAGACAGGTGTCGGCGGGAGAGGCGGGGGAGCTGCAGCTGGAGGTGGGCCTCTGGGCCCCGGCCCACCAGCAGCGGGCTGGTGTCGTGCTGCAGCTGTGGTGGGACGTTGGCAAAGGTGTCCAGGTTCTGGGCGGGGTGATGTAGGCTCACATGCAGGACCGTGAGGGACCTCTCCATGGACGGGAGCCTGGGAGGGATGGAACACAGACAAAACAATGTGATTGGAGCCAGACACCCCTATGACTCCCTGAGCCTAGACATGAATGCCCAGCTCAGGGACCCTGAACCACTTCCAGCCAGACAGAGCAAAGCACCGAGTGTGGATATGGTCATTCTGTCCAAGCCAGGATGGTGCCAAGGCTGGAGTTGGTGTAGAAGGTCAACCTTGCTGGGTCTAGCCTCAGCTGCAGCTCTAGCACGCTCTGTGAGTAGGACTTAACCACTTAACCACTCTGagctttagctttcttttctgtaataTAAGTATGCCCATCTTTGTCTTTGCAAAGTATAAGGCATATCAGCTTGCATGGTGTGGTTTGGGTGGTCTACTGTCATTTGGAGACAATCTGGCCCTGTTTCatgggaagggaaggacaggCAGACAGGATACACCTTCCTTGTATCCAACAGTCACACAAAAAAACCCTTGCTGAGCTCTTTCCTGAGCCAGGCACTGACCAGCTGCTGGGAATGAGCACAAGCAACAGGAGAAGAAGCCCTTGATTTCCAGAACACCCAGCTGGTGGAGGAGACAGAGCTTCTAGCAGCAGGAATCGTGGACAGACACAGAATTGGGAAGCCCAGCTGGCTCCTGGGGGACCAGAAAGGCTGCCTGGAGACCCAGAGAAAGCATAAAAACAGCTAGCATGTTCCAAATGCTTCTATGGGCCTGGCACTGTGCCAAGTGCGTTTTAGGCATAAATGTCTCACTATATGGGCAGAAGGCAGATCTTGAGGAAGAACGTGGACAGCGCTGAGAGATCTCACTCAAGAACCTACAGGGGCTCTGCAGAGGCCAAGTAACAAGACTGTCACGGTGAGAAATGCACGCATCCTCTGTCCCAGCATTGCCACCTCTGATAATTTGTCCTTTAGGATCTCACTGGCACATGCAGTAAGGCTACTTACAACGGTTGGCTTTGCTCCCGCATTGATTTGAGGAATATAAACTCTCTGGCATATCCACCAACCCCATATGGTGCTGAACCTGTCGCCGCCTTCGGTGGGAACCAACGGATGAGTGGGTTTGAGTGACTAATCGTACACTTTCCCAGCACCAGGCTTTGGCCCACAGTGTTTTCTCTGTTAAAAAGGCATCTTCCATCCCAAACTCTGCCCAAATACCACTTGTCTCTAGAGACCCATTTCAAATGTGGCCTCCTCTATGaagctctcttcctttctctgtcctccGACCCCCTCTGGATACCCCCATTCAGCCCATCTTCTCATTACACTCCAGAGCCATGTGGGTCCTTGTCCTGTCTTCCCTGAGCTCTGCTTCTTCCGCTGTCCCTGAGGTCCCCCAGGGGCAGGTTGGGGTCTGAGCTGCCTGCTGCCCTGTGTCCCATTGCCCTGTGCTCACTGGGCCTGGCCACAAGGTCTGTCTGGGGGCACATTTGCCAAGTGGCTAAATGAAGAggtgcttacacacacacaaggaaatcCTGTGAAATCGGGCTTGGGTATACTGCAAATGAGAGCCTGGTCCTCAATGGCTGTGGGACTGGAAGCCTGTCACAGGTAGTCTGAGTCCTGGACCCTCAGCCCCTTCTACCTTCTGGGTGAAGTAAGCAAATGGTGAGGACCTTCCCCTCTTTCCTAAAGCACAGACATACACATGTCTCCATCTACATCCAGGCCCCAGTCTGCAGGAAACCTCTTTCTCAGGTACAAAAGGTAAGCTGGGCCCAGGACAGCCCAGCTGGGTACCCAAGTCCTCAGGCCTGGCCAGAAATTCAGAGTTCACTTCTGGAAGCCGATCCCACGGTGCAAGGGTCCTGAGAGAATCCCCCAGAAATTAGGGTTTGCCACAGGGCGTGAGATGTTACTCTCTGCTCCACTGAGCACTCCAGAGCTGACAGAAATCTCCCACCAGAGAGTCTCCAGGGCCCCCCAATTTTTCTGGGGAAGCAGAGAGCAGCCCTACCGATGCTGTCTCTGGGATAAGACAGTAGGAAGACACTCAGGTGCCTGGCAAGGAGCCCGCAGGGGCCCTGCTCCTGGCCCCACCAGGCCCTCTCCCCTGGCTGTGGCTCCAgtccccctgccctccacctACCTTACTGCCAGGGGCCCGTCTGCACCTGACATCGCAGCTGTGGGCTCTCAGGAGCACGTGGGTGTGCGACGGGGTGAGTCTGGGGTTGGCAGTTAAGGCTGTGGAGCAGGGATGTGATGCATCACGTCATTCATCCGTGTCgctgctttcttcctttttcctttcaggaaagaaaatagaagtgtAATTTCCCATTGCGGAAGTGCAACCCCAGTGCTGAGAGGTTGAAAAACCCCAGCCTGGGATCCTTGCTGGTAGAGGCCCCTGGGAGGTGGGGTTCCCCGCTGGGTCTCAGCACTGCCTAGGTCTGTGGCCTGTCCCCAGGGACCTGGAGAGCTGTAGGTGGTAGAGTTCCTCTTCTCCACAGCCAGTCGGGTGGGGGTGAAGGCATCCCAGGCCTCTTAGAGAAGAGAGGCATTTTGAATAGAGGGTCAAAGAGGGGAACCCCCATATGTGGGTAACTGTGAGGAGAGCATATGGCTAGACTGGGAGGGACCAAGGGTGCTGTGGGCCGCAGAGTCATCCATGGAGTATCTCAGGAAGGGCAGGGCCCCAGGGGAAGGGGTAATGGGCTGCTTATGGTGGGCAGCCTCTCTTGCAGGACAGCAGAAAGGCCATCTTTTATGCCCACCCCTCCTGGgctctgctggtcttctggggcagCCTGGAAGAGTCCAAGATGGATGCTGGGCCAGCACTGTGGGCCCTGGCCATCCTGGAAGTGACCCAGTGTCACCATGGTGCTAAACCTTCATGCAGCCCAAGTCTTCACAGTCCACCAGCGTATTCATACTGCCTTCACTGTACCCACCAAGCTGGCAAGAGACATGTGTCCATCTTATACAGGGAACATTTGAGGTCCTAAGAGGGGCAGTGCCTGGCCCAAGGCCCTGGAACAAATCAACTTataatcctttctcttcttcccatcaAACCCAGGCTATCCTGGGGACTCTTGGAGGGCATGCAGGTGGGTGGTGCCCCCGATTTGCCTCACTGTCACCATACCTACTCTTTACCCACTCCTCATGGGTGACCCTTATAGCCCCAGAGATCTCAGCAGGCCACACCCTGAGGGCTAAGCTCCTCTGGGAACTATTCAGGGCCtagcctctttctctcttctgagcATTTAGACTCTGGTTGGTTGCTTAGTAACTAAGAAGGACAATAAGAAGATCTGGAAACAGTCATCCACCCCTGTGTGTCCCAGCCAGTGTGAGACCACCCCTGGGGCTCCCCCAGGAAACCAGCTCCCCAGAGCTGGGAAGTGTACCTGCCCTCAGAGGGAACCAAGCATCAACTCCAGGCTGCCTCCCCATAGTCTGTCTTCTCCAGCAGGCACAGAgctgggccaggtgtgtgggggagaCCTGTCCCCACCAGGATCCACTCAGTATGTCAGCCTTCCCCCAGGGAACCCAGGGCAGGGGGCAATAGGTAGGAGCTGGGCCGGAGCTTTGCTACCCCTtggtgtgtgaccttggatgagtcCTATCCCCTCTCTGGACCTTCGTTTTCCTCCTGTAGGGATGGGACACTGCGTCCCTACTATGCTCTGCAACCATGGTTCAGTGAGAGGAAGGCTAGGTCCACGCTCCCAGCCCTGGCACTGGAGAGTACGTGTGAAGAAGAGATGTGTTCATGACCCCTGTGCCCTCAGTAAATTGGTTCAGAGCAGTTCCTAGGAAGAGAGAACTGAAACAGCCAGGGAATTCATCTGGTAAGAGGAAGTCCCGCCCGGGCTGCATCTTCTGAAGGCGAGCCGAAAGTCCTGCCCAAGTCCTGCTGGTCACTGGCTGGTGGTCccctgaggggagagggagagcagggggagtggaggtgCTGGTTTAACCTTCTTGGCCCCCTGCACCAGGACACCCTTCTTTAGTTGGTGTTGGCACCCTGAGGAGTGTACATCGTGAGCAAATGCCCCTGTCGTGTGCTGCTTGGGAAACTCAGGGATAGAACTACAGCTTCCAGAGCTTTCTATAATGGTGGGCAGGCGAGGATGCTGCTGTAGGACAGACTCTGGTGTGAGGCTTGGTTCCTTCTTCTAGCAGGTGTGTGACCTCAAACAAGTTACTCGGCTTCTCTGAACCTGATCTCTACTCCGTGAAATCAGGATAATTTGTTGTTGCATGCTGGCTAAATTAGATACATGCCAAGTGCTAAGAACGGGGTTAAGAAGCTGGTGCATGAGAGCTGCTCGTGGTAGAACCCTTAACAGCAGGAGAGCTAAAGACACATCTGGCAGAGAGGGGCTGGTGGAGCAGCCGGACAGCTTGCACAAACCCCAGATTCCCAGAACGCCCCAGGTTTTGCTTAAACTGAACATCATTTGAAGTTGAATACCTCATTTGCATGAATTAg
This Ursus arctos isolate Adak ecotype North America unplaced genomic scaffold, UrsArc2.0 scaffold_5, whole genome shotgun sequence DNA region includes the following protein-coding sequences:
- the TIFAB gene encoding TRAF-interacting protein with FHA domain-containing protein B, translated to MERSLTVLHVSLHHPAQNLDTFANVPPQLQHDTSPLLVGRGPEAHLQLQLPRLSRRHLSLEPYREKGSTLLTFCLKALSRKGCVWVNGLTLRFLEQVPLSMVNRVAFSGIQMVVRIEGGTSLEAFVCCFHLSPSPLIHRPQAEETDEWESTSHGQPPPSSGQWAPGPRGLLHGPSLPSPGGGGEPQF